One genomic window of Centropristis striata isolate RG_2023a ecotype Rhode Island chromosome 20, C.striata_1.0, whole genome shotgun sequence includes the following:
- the dlk2 gene encoding protein delta homolog 2, which yields MTRVFVAPSLLQLVFVPVMSPAVLLSCGVLVLVLAVPPCRGQGSDCSCNATNSRCDEAGVCRCDPGWDGDQCERCVPMPGCRHGSCEQPWQCRCAAGWAGRFCDKDLMMCAEQQPCQNGATCVMEDGGEYACLCPEGFHGRDCELKAGPCHQRRSPCKNGGLCEDADGFAAELWCRCLAGFTGPRCESDVDDCLMRPCANGATCLDGVNRFSCLCPTGFTGRFCTVNLDDCASRPCLNGARCLDRAGGFHCICRPGYTGATCETPQRSREPSWTTLGWEGGGGVRPHLTTGGKDQRTTTGGGNSSRHGDRLFKVTVSERSGAGLTEVQLIVLLVLAGTTLAVVMLTAALVLQGRCRDCGHAPCWQRTSSRQRQKSGRRARRDEHECQISFLNVAEPEKKKLNTEVI from the exons ATGACTCGTGTGTTCGTCGCTCCGTCTCTTCTGCAGCTCGTCTTCGTCCCCGTCATGTCTCCAGCCGTCCTGCTGAGCTGCGGCGTCCTCGTCCTCGTCCTCGCCGTCCCGCCCTGCCGAGGTCAAG gAAGTGACTGCAGCTGCAACGCCACCAACAGCCGCTGTGATGAGGCCGGAGTCTGCAG GTGTGACCCGGGTTGGGACGGCGATCAGTGTGAGCGCTGCGTGCCAATGCCGGGCTGTCGTCATGGCAGCTGTGAGCAGCCGTGGCAGTGCCGGTGCGCGGCGGGCTGGGCCGGGCGCTTCTGCGACAAAG ACCTGATGATGTGCGCGGAGCAGCAGCCGTGTCAGAACGGAGCGACCTGTGTGATGGAGGACGGCGGCGAGTACGCCTGTCTGTGTCCCGAAGGCTTCCACGGCAGAGACTGCGAGCTGAAGGCCGGCCCGTGTCACCAGAGGAG GTCTCCGTGTAAAAACGGCGGTCTGTGCGAGGACGCTGACGGCTTCGCAGCGGAGTTGTGGTGCCGCTGCCTGGCGGGCTTCACGGGGCCGCGCTGCGAGAGCGACGTGGACGACTGCCTGATGAGGCCGTGTGCCAACGGCGCCACCTGCCTGGACGGCGTCAACCGCTTCTCGTGCCTCTGCCCCACCGGCTTCACCGGACGCTTCTGCACCGTGAACCTGGACGACTGCGCCAGCCGGCCCTGCCTCAACGGCGCCCGCTGCTTGGACCGCGCCGGAGGCTTCCACTGCATCTGCAGGCCCGGCTACACCGGGGCCACCTGCGAGACGCCGCAGAGGAGCCGTGAGCCCAGCTGGACGACGCTGGGATGGGAGGGAGGAGGCGGGGTCAGACCTCACCTGACCACGGGGGGGAAGGACCAGAGAACCACCACCGGCGGTGGGAACAGCAGCCGTCATGGCGACAGGCTGTTTAAAGTGACGGTGAGCGAGCGCAGCGGCGCTGGCCTGACAGAGGTGCAGCTCATCGTCCTGCTGGTGCTGGCGGGGACGACGCTGGCGGTGGTCATGCTGACCGCCGCCCTCGTGCTGCAGGGTCGCTGCAGGGACTGTGGccacgccccctgctggcagcgGACATCATCACGGCAGCGACAGAAGAGTGGCCGGCGAGCGCGACGGGACGAGCATGAGTGTCAGATCAGCTTCCTGAACGTAGCAgaaccagagaagaagaaactgaaCACTGAGGTCATTTAG